One genomic region from Patescibacteria group bacterium encodes:
- a CDS encoding T9SS type A sorting domain-containing protein, giving the protein MKRLVIAVFVLLFAGVINAQWTQVTHGDNLWIEEVAFADSLNGTATASGFGFYHTTNGGQTWQLKATWDLIWLSSRGVTFIDNKIGWITTYQGPYQGYFYKTTDAGVNWQKVDNGTTDGKAHRTFWFNTQVGFACGGNNASFFWSDSVSAKGLFWKTTNGGLTWTYKEVGKPKGGWQEIWMLSTGRGFLSNGYELYVTSDMGETWQEYGFSYHPEELIKQIHFFNDTEGLLFSSRTELGKSNTWVYRTTNGGQTWQVISEISLLTISLTKPVYVVDSNNIVMVGQYFNHDTREANMRILRSLDGGKTWFLEQKLGYNDLIYSLTKNGNTYWGGGLQMWRCDNVKPYFTETISDSIAYADSQYSQALQVVDPDGDQVTLSIIEGPSFLTIDNCCVVGMPSSQDTGNYIVKVLASDGKGGTDTLSYNLKVDKTTGVEVIEGIPVEYQLVQNYPNPFNPSTKIRYSIPKSSNVTLTIYNILGQQVTVLVNEYQSVGNYEYSFTAENLASGTYIYRLVAGNYVSTKKMVYVK; this is encoded by the coding sequence ATGAAACGCTTAGTAATAGCAGTATTCGTATTGTTGTTCGCTGGCGTTATAAACGCTCAGTGGACACAAGTAACGCATGGTGACAATCTTTGGATAGAAGAAGTCGCTTTTGCCGATTCATTAAACGGTACAGCCACTGCCAGCGGTTTTGGTTTTTACCACACTACTAATGGCGGCCAAACCTGGCAGTTAAAGGCAACCTGGGATTTAATCTGGCTGTCTTCCCGCGGGGTAACCTTCATAGACAACAAAATAGGTTGGATAACAACTTATCAAGGTCCTTATCAGGGTTACTTTTACAAAACTACTGATGCTGGTGTTAATTGGCAAAAAGTAGATAACGGCACAACCGACGGTAAAGCTCATCGTACATTTTGGTTTAATACTCAAGTCGGCTTTGCATGTGGTGGTAACAACGCTTCCTTTTTCTGGTCAGATTCCGTTAGTGCTAAGGGCTTGTTCTGGAAAACTACTAACGGTGGATTAACTTGGACATACAAAGAAGTTGGTAAACCTAAAGGCGGTTGGCAAGAAATATGGATGCTTTCTACTGGTAGAGGATTCTTATCAAATGGTTATGAATTGTATGTTACCAGTGATATGGGTGAAACCTGGCAAGAATATGGTTTTTCTTATCATCCAGAAGAACTGATTAAACAAATTCATTTTTTTAATGATACCGAAGGATTGCTTTTTTCTTCTAGAACTGAACTTGGCAAAAGTAATACTTGGGTATACAGAACTACCAACGGTGGGCAAACTTGGCAAGTAATATCAGAAATTTCTTTGCTAACGATTTCTCTTACTAAGCCCGTATATGTTGTTGATTCTAATAATATAGTTATGGTTGGTCAATATTTTAATCACGACACCAGGGAAGCTAATATGCGTATTCTAAGAAGTCTGGACGGCGGTAAAACTTGGTTTTTGGAACAGAAATTAGGTTATAACGATCTTATTTATAGCTTAACCAAGAATGGTAATACTTATTGGGGCGGCGGTTTACAAATGTGGCGCTGCGATAACGTAAAGCCTTACTTTACTGAAACAATTTCTGATTCCATAGCTTACGCTGATTCACAGTATTCTCAAGCTTTGCAAGTAGTAGACCCAGATGGCGACCAAGTTACCTTATCAATTATTGAAGGACCTTCGTTCTTAACAATTGATAATTGTTGTGTAGTTGGAATGCCTAGCAGTCAAGATACCGGTAACTATATTGTTAAGGTATTAGCTTCAGACGGTAAGGGTGGTACAGATACTTTAAGTTACAACTTGAAGGTTGATAAAACTACTGGGGTAGAAGTTATTGAAGGTATTCCTGTTGAATATCAGTTAGTTCAAAATTATCCCAACCCGTTTAATCCTTCAACCAAGATTAGATATTCCATACCAAAATCTTCTAATGTTACTCTGACAATATATAATATACTCGGTCAGCAGGTTACAGTTTTGGTAAACGAATATCAGTCAGTCGGGAACTATGAATATAGTTTTACTGCTGAAAATCTAGCCAGCGGTACCTACATCTACCGCTTGGTTGCAGGCAACTATGTCAGCACCAAAAAAATGGTGTACGTAAAATAA
- a CDS encoding fibronectin type III domain-containing protein: MIRGNKLFSIAAITLSIAVGVFLLLDTVKAAPLFVPPTISATVTSSTSVRINVSNIHENTDYMYLYKNGSYYSTIWSYKDVTGLPCGQHSFRVLAEDVYGTTGYSNTVYATPATCPTMTGPSLSGSAGGQTSINLAWNDPNTNEQGYKVYNPPYNTPIATLGANTTSYTVSGLLCGTSYSYYVQAYNTTTGQVASSNSVSPSTSVCPDNSPPNAAPSNLIMNNIATTSVGLTWNDNATNEDGYYVWREGGAKISLSAGSTSYTYSGLTCGTFYTFNVSAYKHYINVVYKDSIWLKALGWLGILNVARAVPQDIYVETSAATVSGSTASCDQSPPYISSWSPNPSTIGNSMTVSISYADNIAVSQVLGCASQYGSICTPSTTVANPWSFTSTGADTVTCTKAKDIGGVWSSTECKHYYLAPAPANSVTATAYGSTIQISWFTGSGSYPLNFAVYRNGSYVGAVSRGSTYESSFSLNDASCPAAGNYTYTVVSSVPAHSYTSSATSNSVYKPNCDTTAPTGYVNISGGWDTTPTTSNSVAISCSDSGSGCASYKIFANTAGCSGTPVSTGTGSNGSATVTLSSGDGPKYVSTEVKDNVGLTACASDSIFLDTTPPVVTAAINNGAATTSSQNVTLNMTCSDNSYSGGGVAYLPFGKTYALAGQLLSWLGLISEARAAAAPPNGIVGCQQYKVFTNSSCLGTAVASNYGALDGPSAVSITLPGTGTQYASVEYMDGAGNSSCASDSITVGAAPTTCSSVTVTNANSDADAGYTNVSPMTFQCNGSVGATYYNHYIYFNGVYKYSSTAGASNSISASYGEGSYVDAVGACNTVGCSSTTSGAVFYKTSSPSVSGTPTPSGWTDGNVDVALNASSDIKDARYSIGSNSLNATCTSGGSLYYSGGSRVIWALTYSANGSLYLCGRDRAGNTATATVNITNIDKVAPIKSTVKAGSSGNLQVATSTSSNAPAFEVYLSDSLSGVSNATCLLKNPTLGNKLGSCSCDATKCWGSYAYGDNNGSSHSFSIDVVDNAGNSTTLNQTFQVNNQAPTVVIPKNIVEIQ, from the coding sequence ATGATCAGGGGGAATAAGCTATTTTCAATCGCCGCCATTACTTTAAGTATAGCGGTCGGTGTTTTTTTATTATTGGATACAGTTAAGGCCGCGCCGTTATTTGTTCCGCCAACTATTTCGGCCACAGTTACCAGTTCTACCAGTGTTAGGATAAACGTTTCCAATATACACGAAAATACCGATTACATGTATTTGTATAAAAATGGTTCTTACTATTCTACTATTTGGTCATATAAAGATGTTACGGGTTTACCTTGTGGCCAGCATTCTTTTAGGGTATTAGCCGAAGATGTTTACGGTACTACTGGTTATTCCAATACTGTTTATGCCACGCCAGCTACTTGCCCCACTATGACTGGCCCTTCCTTGTCTGGCTCGGCTGGCGGACAAACTAGCATTAATTTGGCTTGGAACGATCCCAATACCAACGAGCAGGGTTACAAAGTGTATAATCCGCCTTACAATACGCCGATTGCTACCCTAGGTGCTAATACTACTTCTTATACGGTTAGCGGTCTTTTATGTGGCACCAGTTATTCCTATTATGTACAGGCTTATAACACTACTACTGGTCAGGTAGCTTCTTCTAATTCAGTTAGCCCTAGTACCAGTGTTTGTCCGGATAACTCACCGCCCAATGCTGCGCCCTCTAATTTGATAATGAATAATATAGCTACCACTTCAGTTGGTTTAACTTGGAACGATAATGCTACTAACGAAGATGGTTATTATGTGTGGCGTGAAGGTGGCGCTAAAATTTCTTTAAGTGCTGGTAGTACTAGTTATACTTATTCTGGTTTAACTTGTGGTACTTTTTATACTTTCAATGTTTCTGCTTATAAGCATTACATTAACGTGGTTTATAAAGATAGTATCTGGCTTAAAGCTTTAGGGTGGTTAGGTATTCTTAATGTTGCTCGAGCCGTGCCACAGGATATTTATGTAGAAACTAGTGCGGCCACTGTATCTGGTTCTACAGCCAGTTGTGATCAATCGCCACCTTATATAAGTTCTTGGTCGCCTAACCCTTCTACTATTGGTAATAGTATGACGGTCAGCATAAGTTATGCTGACAACATAGCAGTTTCTCAAGTTTTAGGTTGTGCTTCGCAGTACGGCAGTATTTGTACGCCTAGTACTACCGTAGCTAATCCTTGGTCTTTTACTTCCACCGGAGCCGACACAGTTACTTGTACTAAAGCTAAGGACATAGGTGGCGTGTGGAGTAGTACAGAGTGTAAACATTATTATTTAGCTCCGGCGCCGGCTAACAGCGTAACCGCTACGGCTTATGGCTCAACTATTCAGATTAGTTGGTTTACCGGTTCTGGTTCTTATCCTTTGAATTTTGCTGTTTACCGTAATGGTTCTTATGTTGGGGCGGTTTCTAGGGGCAGTACTTATGAATCTTCTTTTTCTTTAAACGATGCTAGCTGTCCGGCCGCTGGCAATTATACTTATACTGTTGTCTCTAGCGTACCGGCTCATAGTTATACTTCTAGCGCCACTAGCAATTCAGTTTATAAACCAAATTGTGATACCACGGCTCCTACCGGTTATGTAAACATAAGTGGCGGCTGGGATACTACACCAACAACCTCTAACAGCGTAGCAATTAGCTGTTCAGATTCAGGTAGCGGTTGTGCCAGTTATAAAATTTTTGCCAACACAGCTGGTTGTAGTGGTACTCCAGTGTCTACTGGTACTGGTTCCAATGGTAGCGCTACTGTTACTTTAAGCAGTGGTGATGGCCCTAAATATGTTAGTACTGAGGTAAAAGATAATGTTGGTTTAACTGCTTGTGCTAGTGACAGTATTTTTTTAGATACTACACCGCCGGTTGTTACAGCAGCTATAAACAATGGGGCGGCTACGACTTCTAGTCAAAATGTCACTTTGAATATGACTTGTTCGGATAATAGTTATTCTGGTGGTGGGGTAGCTTATTTACCTTTTGGTAAAACTTACGCCTTGGCTGGGCAATTATTATCTTGGTTGGGTTTAATTTCCGAAGCCAGAGCCGCGGCCGCTCCGCCTAATGGTATAGTGGGGTGTCAGCAGTATAAAGTTTTTACCAATAGTTCTTGTTTGGGTACAGCCGTAGCTTCTAATTATGGCGCTTTGGATGGTCCCAGTGCGGTTTCCATAACTTTGCCCGGCACGGGTACCCAATATGCCAGCGTGGAATATATGGACGGGGCTGGTAATTCTTCTTGTGCCTCGGATAGTATAACTGTAGGTGCCGCACCTACAACTTGTAGTAGCGTTACAGTTACTAATGCTAACTCCGACGCTGATGCTGGTTATACCAATGTTTCACCAATGACTTTCCAGTGTAATGGTTCTGTAGGTGCTACTTATTATAATCACTATATTTATTTTAATGGTGTTTATAAATACTCCAGTACTGCCGGCGCCTCTAATAGCATTTCGGCAAGTTATGGGGAAGGTAGTTATGTAGATGCTGTAGGGGCTTGTAATACAGTTGGTTGTAGTTCTACCACTTCGGGCGCAGTATTTTATAAAACAAGTTCGCCTAGTGTTTCTGGCACTCCTACACCTAGTGGCTGGACTGATGGCAATGTTGATGTGGCTTTAAATGCTTCGTCTGATATTAAAGACGCTCGGTATTCTATCGGGAGTAATAGTCTTAATGCTACCTGTACTTCGGGCGGTAGTTTATATTATTCTGGTGGTAGTCGGGTTATTTGGGCTTTAACTTATTCTGCTAACGGTTCTTTGTATTTGTGCGGTCGGGATAGGGCAGGCAATACAGCTACAGCCACGGTGAATATTACTAATATAGATAAAGTCGCGCCCATAAAGAGCACTGTAAAAGCTGGTTCTTCTGGTAATTTGCAAGTTGCCACTTCGACTTCTTCTAATGCTCCGGCTTTTGAAGTGTATCTTAGTGATAGTTTGTCTGGCGTTTCAAACGCGACTTGTCTTTTAAAAAATCCAACTCTTGGTAATAAATTAGGTAGTTGTAGTTGTGACGCTACTAAATGTTGGGGGAGCTATGCTTATGGTGATAATAATGGTAGTAGTCATAGTTTTTCAATAGATGTTGTTGATAATGCTGGAAATTCTACGACGCTTAATCAGACTTTCCAAGTTAATAATCAAGCACCTACTGTAGTAATTCCTAAAAATATTGTTGAAATCCAGTAA
- a CDS encoding LemA family protein translates to MSSLLWIILAAVAIIIFWLVGTYNRLVTLKNRSEEGWSDIDVQLKRRHDLIPNLVNTVKGYASHEASVFTEVTKARTAALSAGTIGEVQAAENQLSQALKSLFAVAESYPELKASVNFLQLQDELSDTENKIQAARRFYNGLVRDLNTALETFPSNLVGNVFKFNKREFFAADEVEKENVEVKF, encoded by the coding sequence ATGTCTTCCCTACTGTGGATAATATTAGCCGCTGTGGCTATAATAATTTTTTGGCTAGTCGGCACTTATAATCGCCTAGTCACTCTTAAAAACCGTAGTGAGGAGGGTTGGAGCGACATAGATGTCCAATTAAAAAGGCGCCATGATTTAATACCTAACTTAGTAAATACGGTTAAGGGTTATGCCAGCCATGAAGCCAGTGTTTTTACCGAAGTTACTAAAGCCAGAACCGCTGCCTTGTCGGCCGGTACCATAGGTGAAGTACAAGCGGCCGAAAATCAACTAAGTCAGGCTTTAAAAAGTTTATTTGCCGTAGCCGAAAGTTATCCGGAATTAAAAGCTAGTGTTAATTTTTTACAATTGCAGGATGAACTAAGCGATACAGAAAATAAAATCCAGGCTGCCCGGCGCTTTTATAACGGACTGGTTCGCGATCTTAATACAGCCTTAGAAACCTTTCCTTCCAATTTAGTGGGTAATGTTTTTAAATTTAACAAACGAGAATTTTTTGCCGCTGATGAGGTGGAAAAAGAAAATGTGGAAGTAAAATTCTAA
- a CDS encoding M48 family metalloprotease, with protein sequence MYNQITSNKRKTWLLLILFFGVILALGYAFGYYYGDVVGLLSLAGLIAIIMTLVGYYGGDKVALGLAGAKITTKQDNPYLWRLVENLCLSQGLPMPKVYVMPEGAINAFAAGRDPKHASLAVTQGALTKLTNEELEGVLAHELSHIKNFDIRLATLVIVLVGLIAIMSDILLRSHLFGSRRSSNNNRQGGGLIMILGLILAVLSPLIAQLIKLAISRKREFLADASAALMTRYPEGLANALNKIANDTTPLTKVSPATQHLYLAAPFTGKKFMKLLATHPPIEARIKALKQMT encoded by the coding sequence ATGTATAACCAAATTACCTCCAACAAACGAAAAACCTGGCTTTTGCTGATATTATTTTTTGGCGTCATTTTAGCCTTGGGCTACGCCTTTGGCTATTACTATGGCGATGTTGTAGGTTTGCTTAGTTTAGCCGGTTTAATTGCCATAATTATGACTTTAGTCGGCTACTACGGTGGTGACAAAGTGGCCTTAGGATTAGCTGGCGCCAAAATTACCACCAAACAAGACAATCCTTACTTATGGCGTTTGGTAGAAAACTTATGCCTAAGCCAAGGCCTGCCCATGCCCAAAGTATATGTTATGCCCGAAGGAGCCATAAACGCTTTTGCCGCCGGCCGGGATCCTAAACATGCTTCCCTAGCCGTAACTCAAGGCGCTTTAACCAAACTAACTAACGAAGAACTAGAAGGCGTCTTGGCTCACGAACTTTCCCACATAAAAAACTTTGACATTAGATTGGCCACCTTGGTAATTGTCTTAGTTGGTTTAATTGCTATTATGTCTGATATTTTACTGCGTTCGCATTTATTCGGTTCCCGCCGTAGCAGCAACAACAATCGCCAAGGCGGTGGACTGATTATGATACTGGGATTAATCCTAGCAGTGCTATCTCCTTTAATTGCTCAGCTTATTAAGCTGGCTATTTCCAGAAAACGAGAATTCTTAGCCGATGCTTCCGCTGCCCTAATGACCAGATATCCCGAAGGCTTGGCCAACGCCCTTAATAAAATTGCCAACGACACTACTCCTTTAACCAAAGTTTCGCCAGCTACCCAACATCTTTATTTGGCTGCCCCGTTTACTGGCAAAAAATTTATGAAACTTTTGGCCACTCACCCACCGATTGAGGCTAGGATTAAAGCCCTTAAACAAATGACCTAA
- a CDS encoding ATP-dependent Clp protease ATP-binding subunit: protein MLDLFSKLTSHYQKILVQAKAEAQKDGRGQIDIKDLLLALTLEQGSLAAELVNKYQNQTKTSKILETDASPADIEAVNQKAQPKSEELLEILNKGLSPAVKKIIEQSVLIAWRNKHRYIGTEHLLLALISAPEQEINALWQEIELDTKNLKDNLHQALKGAGRFAELTDNLTTEKETDASSNATPALDFFCLDLTNLETQNKIDPVIGRHKEIDRLINILSRRTKNNPLLLGDPGVGKTAIVEGLAKRINHNDVPNWLLDKRILSLDLGLVVAGTMYRGEFEGRLKQILEELKNHPEIILFIDEIHTIVGTGSAPGSLDLANLIKPALAKGLIRCIGATTQEEYKKNIETDAALERRFQVVQIAEPTPTETLAVLQGLKTNYEKFHGVIISDQALEAAVEYSQRYLPEKFFPDKAIDLIDEAASRCKNKKPVPPVLIKIKDLQDKIKKTNQAKETAIAQEDFELAKKHKQTLKILNQNLSKLQTTAKPSAKALPIIGRTQIATTVSFITGVPLTELTNQTKTELSALEKTLNQKLIGQTEAVLAVSKAIKRSRLGLNNPGRPIGSFLFLGPSGVGKTELAKLLTEIVFQDPASLIRLDMSEFGESFNMAKLIGAPAGYVGYKDGNKLTDRVKRRPFSVVLFDEIEKAHPDVFNLLLQIMDEGHLTDAGGKQVNFKNSIIILTSNLGLKELTQQAKLGFTAQDNSHTKQIKQTRLQETKDKLMASVKQFFNPELLNRLDDIIVFNPLSEKDLAKIVKLQIADFNQRLTTQKIPSQIELDLKTSRQIAKLAWSPDQGARGIKRLLQNQLENQLSDLLLKNKLKEKIKLSVVKGQLKLN from the coding sequence ATGTTAGATCTTTTTTCCAAATTAACTTCCCATTATCAAAAAATTCTGGTTCAGGCTAAAGCCGAAGCTCAAAAAGACGGCCGCGGACAAATAGATATTAAAGATTTACTACTGGCTTTAACTTTAGAACAAGGCTCTTTGGCCGCGGAATTGGTTAACAAATATCAAAACCAGACTAAAACTTCTAAAATATTGGAAACTGATGCTAGCCCGGCTGACATAGAGGCTGTCAACCAAAAAGCACAACCAAAATCTGAAGAACTTTTGGAAATATTAAATAAAGGTTTGTCGCCAGCTGTTAAAAAAATAATTGAACAATCTGTTTTAATTGCCTGGCGCAACAAACATCGTTATATCGGCACCGAACATTTACTGCTCGCTTTAATTTCCGCCCCGGAACAAGAAATAAATGCCCTGTGGCAAGAAATCGAACTAGATACTAAAAATCTAAAAGATAATTTGCATCAAGCCCTTAAGGGTGCCGGACGTTTTGCCGAATTAACCGACAATTTAACAACCGAAAAAGAAACCGATGCTTCCAGTAATGCTACACCAGCTTTGGACTTTTTTTGCTTGGATTTAACCAATCTAGAAACGCAAAATAAAATTGATCCGGTCATCGGCCGGCACAAAGAAATTGACCGACTAATAAACATTCTCTCCAGACGCACCAAAAACAATCCGTTGTTATTGGGCGATCCCGGCGTTGGTAAAACCGCTATTGTAGAAGGACTGGCCAAACGCATTAACCATAACGACGTGCCCAACTGGCTGCTGGATAAAAGAATCCTATCCTTGGATTTGGGTCTGGTGGTGGCTGGCACTATGTATCGCGGTGAATTTGAAGGCCGTTTAAAACAAATTCTAGAAGAACTTAAAAATCATCCAGAGATAATCCTTTTTATCGACGAAATACACACCATCGTTGGCACAGGCTCAGCGCCTGGCTCTTTGGATTTGGCGAATTTAATTAAACCGGCCCTGGCCAAAGGTTTAATCCGCTGTATTGGCGCCACCACCCAAGAAGAATACAAAAAAAATATCGAAACCGATGCCGCTTTAGAGAGGCGTTTTCAAGTCGTGCAAATTGCCGAACCTACGCCAACGGAAACTTTGGCCGTACTGCAAGGTTTAAAAACCAACTACGAAAAATTCCATGGCGTTATAATAAGCGACCAGGCCTTGGAAGCAGCTGTAGAATATTCTCAAAGATATTTACCGGAAAAATTTTTCCCCGACAAAGCCATAGATTTAATCGACGAGGCCGCTTCGCGCTGCAAAAACAAAAAACCCGTACCGCCAGTCTTAATTAAAATTAAAGATCTGCAAGACAAAATCAAAAAAACCAATCAAGCTAAAGAAACAGCTATTGCCCAAGAAGACTTTGAATTGGCTAAAAAACACAAACAAACCCTAAAAATCTTAAATCAGAACTTAAGTAAACTTCAAACTACTGCCAAGCCTTCCGCCAAAGCTCTACCGATTATCGGCCGGACACAAATTGCCACCACCGTATCTTTTATTACCGGCGTACCTTTAACGGAATTAACCAATCAAACAAAAACTGAACTTAGTGCTTTAGAAAAAACCCTTAACCAAAAACTTATTGGTCAAACTGAAGCTGTTTTAGCGGTTAGTAAAGCTATTAAACGTAGTCGCCTAGGACTTAATAATCCAGGCCGTCCCATTGGCTCTTTTTTGTTCTTGGGTCCTTCGGGTGTGGGTAAAACCGAACTAGCCAAATTACTAACTGAAATAGTTTTTCAAGATCCCGCTTCCCTAATTAGGTTGGATATGTCGGAATTTGGCGAATCTTTTAACATGGCTAAACTGATTGGCGCGCCAGCCGGCTATGTTGGCTACAAAGACGGTAACAAATTAACCGACCGAGTAAAACGCCGGCCTTTTAGTGTGGTATTATTTGATGAAATAGAAAAAGCCCATCCTGATGTTTTTAATTTACTTTTGCAAATTATGGACGAAGGACATTTAACCGACGCTGGCGGTAAACAGGTTAATTTTAAAAATTCCATTATTATCTTAACTTCTAACCTTGGCCTAAAAGAACTAACCCAACAAGCTAAACTGGGTTTTACTGCTCAAGATAATTCCCACACTAAACAAATTAAGCAAACCCGACTGCAGGAAACTAAAGATAAGTTAATGGCCTCGGTTAAACAGTTTTTTAATCCTGAATTATTAAACCGGCTGGATGATATTATTGTTTTTAATCCTCTAAGCGAAAAAGATTTAGCCAAAATCGTTAAACTGCAAATAGCCGATTTTAATCAGCGATTAACCACCCAAAAAATCCCCAGTCAAATTGAACTTGATCTTAAAACTTCCAGACAAATTGCTAAATTAGCTTGGTCACCCGACCAAGGCGCCCGTGGTATAAAACGTTTATTACAAAATCAATTGGAAAACCAGTTAAGCGATTTATTGCTTAAAAATAAACTTAAAGAAAAAATAAAACTAAGCGTGGTCAAAGGACAGCTGAAACTGAATTAA
- a CDS encoding ComF family protein — MYHWFQGGWNFIKQALFPKLCLGCRQHGTYACPTCLTKLSFTKQLKCPNCHKPSLLGQFCAKCQKDTLYLNGLWPAQNYAHPLIKQLIKTFKYEGVWEINDILSQFLVATLFNYQLPPPWHQVPLTSWFITPIPLAKRKQRQRGFNQAELMARQLAQLTNLPFETTLIRQRPTPKQSRLTNYWRQTNLTEAFCLTDQAQPSGKIYILVDDVYTSGATLNAGAKVLKQAGALEVWGLTVAKG; from the coding sequence ATGTACCATTGGTTCCAAGGAGGCTGGAACTTTATAAAACAAGCTTTATTTCCTAAGCTTTGTTTAGGTTGCCGCCAACATGGCACTTACGCTTGCCCAACTTGTTTAACCAAGCTTAGTTTCACAAAACAACTTAAATGCCCCAACTGCCATAAACCCAGTCTACTGGGCCAATTTTGTGCTAAGTGCCAAAAAGATACCCTTTACTTAAATGGCTTATGGCCGGCCCAAAACTACGCCCACCCCTTAATAAAACAATTAATTAAAACTTTTAAATACGAAGGGGTTTGGGAAATTAATGACATTTTAAGTCAATTTTTAGTAGCCACTTTATTTAACTATCAACTACCACCACCTTGGCACCAAGTACCTTTAACCAGTTGGTTTATAACGCCCATCCCTTTAGCTAAAAGAAAGCAACGGCAACGCGGCTTTAATCAAGCGGAGTTAATGGCTCGCCAACTGGCCCAGCTGACCAATTTGCCGTTTGAAACAACTTTAATAAGGCAACGGCCTACTCCTAAACAAAGTCGGCTGACTAATTATTGGCGACAAACGAATTTGACTGAAGCTTTTTGTTTAACAGATCAGGCTCAACCAAGTGGCAAAATTTATATACTAGTGGATGATGTTTACACCTCCGGCGCCACTCTGAACGCTGGGGCTAAAGTTTTAAAACAGGCCGGTGCACTGGAAGTTTGGGGTTTAACCGTAGCTAAGGGGTAA
- a CDS encoding DUF4342 domain-containing protein: MDKKTQQEFKIMGQDLVATVKKLIKEGNVRRIIVKNEKDKIMLEIPVTVAVIGTVFLPVLAALGTLSALLTKCTIVVERKK; this comes from the coding sequence ATGGACAAAAAAACTCAGCAAGAATTTAAAATTATGGGCCAGGATTTGGTGGCCACGGTAAAAAAGTTGATTAAAGAGGGAAATGTGCGTCGGATTATCGTAAAAAACGAAAAAGATAAAATTATGTTGGAAATTCCGGTTACCGTAGCGGTAATTGGTACGGTATTTTTGCCGGTACTGGCAGCTTTGGGTACTTTGTCAGCCTTGTTAACCAAGTGCACTATTGTCGTGGAGAGAAAAAAGTAG
- a CDS encoding GreA/GreB family elongation factor, producing MQVPRRKPGKYTHLKPDPCITQEKFNELKAKLAKLKISQPQAAEEVKRLAAMGDFSENAGYIMAKGRLRSINQRMLELSEQLKKAQVIKVVKNVSKIQLGHKVTIVVAGQQKTYLILGSAETNPGQGTISHNSPIGLALMGRQVGDKVIYQAGAQDIECQIIKIE from the coding sequence ATGCAAGTTCCCAGAAGAAAACCAGGTAAATATACCCATTTAAAGCCCGATCCTTGTATTACCCAAGAAAAGTTTAATGAGCTTAAAGCAAAGTTGGCTAAATTAAAAATAAGCCAACCCCAAGCAGCCGAAGAAGTTAAACGTTTGGCGGCTATGGGAGATTTTTCCGAAAATGCTGGTTATATTATGGCTAAAGGGCGCTTAAGAAGTATTAATCAAAGAATGTTGGAATTGTCCGAGCAATTAAAAAAAGCTCAAGTAATTAAAGTGGTTAAAAATGTATCTAAAATTCAATTAGGTCATAAGGTAACTATAGTTGTGGCTGGCCAGCAAAAAACTTATCTTATTTTAGGTTCAGCCGAAACTAATCCTGGCCAAGGAACCATTTCTCACAATTCACCCATTGGTCTGGCTTTAATGGGGCGCCAGGTGGGGGATAAGGTAATTTATCAGGCTGGCGCTCAGGATATTGAATGCCAGATAATAAAAATAGAATAA
- the yjjX gene encoding inosine/xanthosine triphosphatase encodes MPIIIIASENPVKIEAVKKAFTLMLPGNQFIFTGLTVPSGVSNQPLNDQETKQGAINRLNQAKLVKPQADYWVGLEGGVEQKEIGLEAFAWIVIQNKTGQTGQARTASFYLPPQIATLIKQGLELGEADDQVFGQTNSKQQNGAVGILTNNLIDRATYYQQAVTLALIPFTNPNLYPLI; translated from the coding sequence ATGCCTATTATTATAATCGCCTCAGAAAATCCAGTTAAAATTGAAGCTGTTAAAAAAGCTTTTACTTTAATGTTGCCTGGTAACCAATTTATTTTTACCGGCCTAACCGTACCTTCGGGCGTTAGCAACCAACCCCTAAACGATCAAGAAACTAAACAGGGCGCTATTAATCGTCTTAACCAAGCTAAACTGGTTAAGCCTCAAGCTGATTACTGGGTCGGTTTAGAAGGTGGTGTGGAACAAAAAGAAATTGGTTTAGAAGCTTTTGCTTGGATAGTTATTCAAAATAAAACTGGTCAAACTGGCCAAGCTCGCACGGCTAGTTTTTATTTACCACCTCAAATAGCCACTCTAATAAAACAAGGTTTAGAACTGGGCGAAGCCGATGATCAAGTATTTGGCCAAACCAATTCTAAACAACAAAACGGCGCGGTGGGCATTTTAACCAACAATTTAATAGACCGCGCAACTTATTACCAACAAGCTGTTACCTTAGCGCTAATTCCTTTTACCAATCCTAATCTTTATCCCTTAATATGA